The Candidozyma auris chromosome 1, complete sequence genome includes a region encoding these proteins:
- the ERD1 gene encoding Erd1p yields the protein MSIDDFKFNDILPLPFRILFFIQLGIHLWYALVWYCYRIHGINVLALINLSYSPHKYSGGSYIDESKYGEFATSTPADVTENQLLLNGIKNNIKVTLLPNLSGLLVYWVSAPFLDNDSKIFWILRSVSPTILMLHTAYRFFLQKGSVGAVRIHTTMRRILVGDINSSTMRTNDILLSDSMISYGRVINDWSMFVWKTYIPTESNYNAGFETAVLSIPAIIRMKQCWYEFQSTKQRQHLFNFFKYFISLGPIVVNFLIKHKMTHLTENEDVSAQLNTLNFWWYMSSTVSASFSFFWDIKMDWGFNVFDIILHRKGSRWIILREPNKLVYNNFIAYYGIVVLDFILRFIWILKLFVIKETEVRLGLKNKVGNFLFGLDFLSLGFATLELLEIIRRWLWCFLKIESDLVKLQYGDNKNAIPLTTIKIG from the coding sequence atgtcaaTCGACGACTTTAAGTTCAACGACATTCTTCCGCTTCCTTTCAGAATCCTCTTTTTCATACAATTGGGGATACATCTATGGTACGCTTTAGTTTGGTACTGTTATAGAATCCATGGCATCAACGTGTTGGCCTTGATAAACCTTTCATACTCGCCACATAAGTACTCGGGCGGATCGTATATCGACGAATCCAAGTATGGGGAGTTTGCTACAAGTACTCCGGCTGATGTCACCGAGAACCAGCTCTTGCTCAATGGAATCAAGAACAATATAAAGGTGACACTACTACCCAACCTCAGTGGTCTACTTGTATACTGGGTATCGGCACCATTTCTAGATAACGACTCAAAAATCTTTTGGATTCTTCGGCTGGTACTGCCGACAATTTTGATGCTTCATACCGCTTACAGGTTTTTTTTACAAAAAGGATCTGTCGGGGCAGTTAGAATCCATACAACCATGAGACGCATACTAGTTGGCGACATTAATTCGTCGACAATGAGAACCAATGACATCCTTTTGTCAGATTCAATGATATCATATGGGAGAGTTATAAACGACTGGAGTATGTTTGTCTGGAAGACGTACATCCCCACAGAGCTGAACTATAACGCTGGGTTTGAGACTGCGGTTCTTTCTATCCCTGCAATAATAAGAATGAAGCAGTGTTGGTATGAGTTTCAGCTGACGAAACAGAGGCAGCATTTGTTCAACTTTTTTAAGTACTTCATCAGTTTGGGCCCCATAGTGGTAAACTTTTTGATCAAACATAAGATGACACACCTCACGGAGAACGAGGACGTCTCGGCTCAATTGAACACGCTCAACTTCTGGTGGTACATGAGTTCCACGGTGAGCGCGTCCTTCCTGTTCTTTTGGGATATAAAAATGGACTGGGGATTCAATGTGTTTGATATAATTTTGCACAGGAAGGGTTCACGATGGATCATTTTGAGAGAACCAAACAAGTTAGTCTATAACAACTTCATTGCATACTATGGCATAGTCGTCCTAGACTTTATTCTCCGTTTCATATGGATCCTCAAGTTGTTTGTTATAAAGGAAACCGAAGTAAGACTTGGCCTCAAAAACAAAGTGGGCAACTTTTTGTTTGGACTTGATTTCTTGTCATTGGGATTCGCCACacttgagctccttgaaaTTATAAGAAGATGGCTCTGGTGTTTCCTCAAGATCGAAAGCGATTTGGTAAAGTTGCAGTATGGAGATAACAAAAATGCCATCCCGCTCACGACTATAAAGATAGGATAA
- the MRPL3 gene encoding mitochondrial 54S ribosomal protein mL44: MLRLLSKGSPRIGPRLFRAARLLPSASYHVSKLDPSLNTSYDSLTDYGSYKANIFTHRLPESTAQQSPPLVALHHRLRLPESYSLSTLSQALNCDKSTGLANNHGLSILGSNLLAYYISEHLLMKYPRLPLPVHNEATNAYIGPYSLAEIGRSWGIETDVRTKLQKYLANEPEFLTFGRLRFLSEEAKDAPQEEGIVELSELGSYDKNTKTFLTKEEEAYAEAVKAIIGGMYTHAGEESAKKFIQSHILSRKIPLHEMFQFSRPTRELTRLCEKLELEDPLEIRLIAETGRLSTHAIFVAGAFSGGHKLGEGVGASLNEAKTRAVVNALLSYYLYTPVNEQGEEIKTPSEENYKFEGIVGSGDVAI, from the coding sequence ATGTTGAGGCTCCTTTCCAAAGGCAGTCCTCGGATAGGCCCTCGTCTCTTCCGTGCTGCTCGCCTCCTCCCGCTGGCCTCATATCACGTTCTGAAATTGGACCCTTCCTTAAACACATCTTACGACTCCCTCACGGACTATGGCTCCTACAAAGCCAACATATTTACCCATAGACTCCCCGAATCCACAGCGCAGCAGTCGCCTCCATTGGTGGCATTGCATCACAGGTTACGTTTGCCTGAGTCTTACAGCTTGTCCACATTGTCGCAGGCGTTGAACTGTGACAAGTCCACTGGGTTGGCCAATAACCACGGATTGAGCATCCTTGGCCTGAATTTACTAGCATACTACATCAGCGAGCACTTATTGATGAAATATCCTAGACTTCCCTTGCCAGTACACAACGAGGCCACAAACGCATACATAGGTCCCTACAGCTTGGCAGAAATCGGTCGTTCATGGGGTATCGAAACCGACGTGAGAACCAAGTTGCAGAAGTATCTTGCCAACGAGCCAGAGTTTTTGACATTCGGTAGATTGAGGTTTTTGTCCGAAGAGGCCAAAGATgctcctcaagaagaaggtatTGTGGAGTTAAGCGAATTGGGTTCGTACGATAAGAACACAAagaccttcttgacaaaagaggaggaagcCTATGCTGAGGCCGTCAAGGCCATCATTGGCGGTATGTACACCCACGCAGGCGAAGAAAGCGCCAAAAAATTTATCCAATCCCATATTTTATCAAGAAAAATCCCCTTGCATGAGATGTTCCAGTTTAGCAGGCCCACAAGAGAGTTGACTAGGTTGTGCGAGAAGTTGGAACTCGAAGACCCACTAGAGATCAGGCTAATTGCTGAAACTGGTAGATTGTCCACGCATGCCATTTTCGTTGCGGGAGCCTTTTCTGGCGGACACAAGTTGGGAGAAGGTGTGGGTGCTTCATTGAACGAAGCAAAGACTAGGGCAGTGGTGAATGCATTGTTGTCTTACTACTTGTACACCCCAGTGAACGAGCAGGGTGAGGAGATAAAGACTCCTAGCGAGGAAAACTACAAATTTGAAGGCATTGTGGGCTCCGGTGACGTTGCAATATAA